In Thauera sedimentorum, a single genomic region encodes these proteins:
- the hpf gene encoding ribosome hibernation-promoting factor, HPF/YfiA family — MNLTITGHHVEVTPAIRDYVSSKLDRVIRHFDNVTSVGVILSVEKLDQKAEVTLHTRGKDIFVEAHDGDMYAAIDAMTDKLDRQVQKHKQKVQEHNHEALKHQNSEL, encoded by the coding sequence ATGAATCTCACCATCACCGGGCATCATGTCGAAGTCACCCCGGCCATCCGCGACTACGTGAGCTCGAAGCTGGACCGCGTCATTCGCCACTTCGACAACGTCACCAGCGTCGGAGTGATCCTGTCGGTGGAAAAGCTCGACCAGAAGGCGGAAGTCACCCTGCACACGCGCGGCAAGGACATCTTCGTCGAAGCCCACGATGGCGACATGTATGCCGCGATCGACGCGATGACCGACAAGCTCGACCGCCAGGTCCAGAAGCACAAGCAGAAGGTCCAGGAGCACAATCACGAAGCGCTGAAGCACCAGAACAGCGAGCTGTGA
- the ilvA gene encoding threonine ammonia-lyase, biosynthetic: MRRRRPARRQAPGAQPGRDRRLLSAGAGQALAAAHHRLLPSSSFAARTERPAMTAANPDYLERILNAQVYDVAVETPLDLATNLSARLHNRIYFKREDMQPVFSFKLRGAYNKMAQLSPQALKRGVICASAGNHAQGVALSAQKLGVRAVIVMPTSTPQIKIDAVRARGGEVVLAGDSYSDAYAHALELEKAEKLTFVHPFDDPDVIAGQGTIGMEILRAHSKPIHAIFCCVGGGGLIAGIAAYVKRLRPETRIIGVEAVDADAMTRSLAAGERVELDQVGLFADGAAVKKVGEETFRLCQQYVDEMILVDNDAICAAIKDVFEDTRSILEPAGALAVAGAKEYAKRHKLRDKSLVAVASGANMNFDRLRFVAERAELGEQREAVLAVTIPEKPGSFRKFIGVLGNRNITEFNYRFADAATAHIFVGVTVHNRAEVGRLTEMLARHELPAVDLTDDEMAKTHIRYMVGGRAPQVDNELIYRFTFPERPGALMNFLSNLHSDWNISLFHYRNHGSDFGRVLVGMQVPPGDREAFQDFLGRLGYEYVDETANPAYRMFLG, from the coding sequence ATCCGCCGACGGCGCCCTGCTCGACGCCAAGCGCCTGGGGCGCAACCGGGTCGAGATCGCCGACTGCTGAGCGCCGGAGCCGGGCAGGCGCTTGCGGCAGCGCATCATCGGCTGCTACCCTCGTCCTCTTTCGCCGCCCGCACGGAACGCCCCGCCATGACCGCCGCCAACCCGGACTACCTGGAACGCATCCTCAACGCCCAGGTGTACGACGTGGCCGTCGAGACCCCGCTCGACCTCGCTACCAACCTGTCCGCCCGCCTGCACAACCGCATCTACTTCAAGCGCGAGGACATGCAGCCGGTGTTCAGCTTCAAGCTGCGCGGCGCCTACAACAAGATGGCCCAGCTCTCGCCGCAGGCCCTCAAGCGCGGGGTGATCTGTGCCTCGGCCGGCAACCACGCGCAGGGCGTGGCGCTCTCCGCGCAGAAGCTGGGCGTGCGCGCGGTGATCGTCATGCCCACCTCCACCCCGCAGATCAAGATCGACGCGGTACGCGCGCGCGGCGGCGAGGTGGTGCTGGCCGGCGACTCCTATTCCGACGCCTACGCCCACGCCCTCGAGCTGGAGAAGGCCGAGAAACTCACCTTCGTCCATCCCTTCGACGACCCCGACGTGATCGCCGGCCAGGGCACCATCGGCATGGAGATCCTGCGCGCCCACTCCAAGCCCATTCACGCCATCTTCTGTTGCGTGGGCGGTGGCGGCCTGATCGCCGGCATCGCGGCCTACGTCAAGCGCCTGCGCCCGGAGACCCGCATCATAGGCGTCGAGGCGGTGGACGCCGACGCCATGACCCGCTCGCTGGCCGCTGGCGAGCGCGTCGAGCTCGACCAGGTCGGCCTGTTCGCCGACGGCGCCGCGGTGAAGAAGGTGGGCGAGGAAACCTTCCGCCTGTGCCAGCAGTACGTGGACGAGATGATCCTGGTGGACAACGACGCCATCTGCGCGGCGATCAAGGACGTCTTCGAGGACACCCGCTCCATCCTGGAGCCGGCCGGCGCACTGGCCGTGGCCGGCGCCAAGGAATACGCCAAGCGCCACAAACTGCGCGACAAGAGCCTGGTGGCGGTGGCCTCCGGCGCCAACATGAACTTCGACCGCCTGCGCTTCGTCGCCGAACGCGCCGAGCTGGGCGAACAGCGCGAAGCCGTGCTCGCGGTGACCATCCCGGAAAAACCCGGTTCCTTCCGCAAGTTCATCGGCGTGCTGGGCAACCGCAACATCACCGAGTTCAACTACCGCTTCGCCGATGCCGCCACCGCCCACATCTTCGTCGGCGTCACGGTACACAACCGCGCCGAGGTCGGCCGCCTCACCGAGATGCTCGCCCGCCACGAACTGCCGGCGGTGGACCTCACCGACGACGAGATGGCCAAGACCCACATCCGCTACATGGTGGGCGGCCGCGCACCGCAGGTGGACAACGAACTGATCTACCGCTTCACCTTCCCCGAGCGCCCCGGCGCGCTGATGAACTTCCTCTCCAACCTGCATTCGGACTGGAACATCAGCCTGTTCCACTACCGCAACCATGGTTCCGACTTCGGCCGCGTGCTGGTCGGCATGCAGGTGCCGCCGGGCGACCGCGAGGCCTTCCAGGACTTCCTCGGACGGCTGGGCTACGAGTACGTGGACGAGACCGCCAACCCCGCCTACCGCATGTTCCTCGGCTGA
- the hprK gene encoding HPr(Ser) kinase/phosphatase: MRQTSVARLYESLRQRLALTHVCGALDTAIAVSEERIWPADLVGHLNLIHPQRLQILGAAELAWARRQSREKIAHHLNEILAARPPAIVVADGCEIPGLLHGLCENIGVALFTTPQPSAGVVDQLRQYLSRQLAEKVSLHGVFMDVLGLGVFITGNSGAGKSELALELISRGHGLVADDIVEFSHIAPTVLEGRCPELLQDFIEVRGLGILNIRTIFGETACRRKMRLRLVCHLERRQPGQDDPSRLPLHQEVQDVLGVQVPRVILPVAAGRNLAVLLEAAVRSTILQLRGIDSTQEFIDRQSRALACDLPD; the protein is encoded by the coding sequence ATGCGACAGACGAGCGTCGCGCGGCTGTATGAGTCGCTGCGCCAACGCCTCGCGCTGACCCACGTCTGCGGCGCGCTGGACACCGCGATCGCCGTTTCCGAAGAGCGCATCTGGCCCGCCGACCTGGTCGGCCACCTCAACCTCATCCACCCGCAGCGCCTGCAGATCCTGGGGGCCGCGGAGCTCGCCTGGGCGCGCCGCCAGTCGCGCGAGAAGATCGCCCATCACCTCAACGAGATCCTCGCCGCCCGCCCGCCCGCGATCGTGGTGGCCGACGGCTGCGAGATTCCCGGCCTGCTCCACGGGCTGTGCGAGAACATCGGCGTGGCGCTGTTCACCACGCCGCAGCCCTCGGCCGGCGTGGTCGACCAGCTCCGCCAGTACCTGTCGCGCCAGCTGGCGGAGAAGGTCTCCCTGCACGGCGTGTTCATGGACGTGCTCGGCCTGGGCGTGTTCATCACCGGCAACTCGGGGGCCGGCAAGTCTGAGCTTGCGCTGGAGCTGATCTCGCGCGGCCACGGCCTGGTGGCCGACGACATCGTCGAGTTCTCGCACATCGCTCCCACCGTGCTGGAAGGGCGCTGCCCCGAACTGCTGCAGGACTTCATCGAGGTGCGCGGGCTGGGCATCCTCAACATCCGCACCATCTTCGGCGAGACCGCCTGCCGGCGGAAGATGCGCCTGCGCCTGGTCTGCCACCTGGAACGCCGCCAGCCCGGCCAGGACGACCCTTCGCGCCTGCCCCTGCACCAGGAGGTGCAGGACGTGCTGGGCGTGCAGGTGCCGCGGGTCATCCTGCCGGTGGCCGCCGGGCGCAACCTCGCGGTGCTGCTCGAGGCCGCGGTGCGTTCCACCATCCTGCAGTTGCGCGGCATCGACTCCACCCAGGAGTTCATCGACCGGCAAAGCCGCGCCCTGGCATGCGATCTGCCCGACTGA
- a CDS encoding ABC transporter substrate-binding protein: MRRLALLAAVALASLLPSVPAASDNRLERIRASAALRVCVWPDYYGISWRNPKTGELSGIDVDLAHELAKDLGVALEFVDSAFSRLFDDVLGDRCDVAMFAIGITPQRQEKLRFTSPHLASDIYAITTRSNRRIRNWDDIDQPGVVVAVAKGTLHEPVMRDKLRHAQLAVLASPHAREQEVESGRADVFMTDFPYSRRMLDNAAWARLVSPTATYHITPYAWAIAPGDDAWHQRLEQFVDTIKRDGRLAEAARRHGLEPILVRR, encoded by the coding sequence ATGCGCCGTCTCGCCCTCCTTGCCGCCGTCGCGCTGGCCAGTCTGCTGCCGAGCGTCCCGGCCGCATCCGACAACCGTCTTGAACGCATCCGGGCCTCCGCCGCGCTGCGGGTGTGCGTGTGGCCCGACTACTACGGCATCTCCTGGCGCAACCCAAAGACCGGCGAGCTCTCGGGCATCGACGTGGACCTCGCGCACGAGCTGGCCAAGGACCTGGGCGTGGCGCTCGAGTTCGTCGACAGTGCCTTCTCCCGCCTGTTCGACGACGTGCTCGGCGACCGCTGCGACGTGGCCATGTTCGCCATCGGCATCACCCCGCAGCGCCAGGAAAAGCTGCGCTTCACCTCGCCTCACCTGGCCAGCGACATCTACGCCATCACCACCCGCAGCAACCGCCGCATCCGCAACTGGGACGACATCGACCAGCCCGGCGTGGTGGTCGCGGTGGCCAAGGGCACGCTGCACGAGCCGGTCATGCGCGACAAGCTGCGCCACGCGCAGCTCGCGGTACTCGCCTCGCCGCACGCACGCGAGCAGGAAGTCGAATCCGGCCGCGCCGACGTGTTCATGACCGACTTCCCCTACAGCCGGCGCATGCTGGACAACGCCGCCTGGGCGCGACTGGTGTCGCCCACCGCGACCTACCACATCACCCCCTACGCCTGGGCCATCGCACCCGGCGACGACGCCTGGCACCAGCGCCTGGAGCAGTTCGTCGACACCATCAAGCGCGACGGCCGGCTGGCCGAAGCGGCCCGCCGCCACGGGCTGGAGCCCATCCTCGTAAGGCGATAG
- the ptsN gene encoding PTS IIA-like nitrogen regulatory protein PtsN, which yields MSLIAQLLPLSNVVIDLDASSKKRVFEQAGLLFENHQGIARSVVFDSLFSRERLGSTGLGQGIAIPHGRIKGLQEAAGAFFRLATPVQFDAPDGRPVNLLFILLVPEQANETHLQLLSELAQMFSDRAFREELQNAPDPATIHALFASWGPHATDERRAAV from the coding sequence ATGAGCCTGATCGCCCAACTCCTCCCCCTGTCCAACGTGGTCATCGACCTCGACGCGAGCAGCAAGAAGCGCGTGTTCGAGCAAGCCGGGCTGCTGTTCGAGAACCATCAGGGCATCGCGCGCAGCGTGGTGTTCGACAGTCTGTTCTCCCGCGAACGCCTCGGTTCGACCGGGCTGGGGCAGGGCATCGCCATTCCTCACGGCCGCATCAAGGGCCTGCAGGAAGCGGCCGGCGCCTTCTTCCGGCTCGCCACCCCGGTACAGTTCGACGCCCCCGACGGCCGCCCGGTGAACCTGCTGTTCATCCTGCTGGTCCCGGAGCAAGCCAACGAGACCCATCTGCAACTGCTCTCCGAACTGGCCCAGATGTTCAGCGACCGCGCCTTCCGCGAGGAACTGCAGAACGCACCCGACCCGGCCACCATCCATGCCCTGTTCGCCAGCTGGGGACCCCATGCGACAGACGAGCGTCGCGCGGCTGTATGA
- a CDS encoding diguanylate cyclase, whose protein sequence is MTALPPHPFDDRLYALRTRWEQYVADGQLEQFIEFAVAVNSLAEHFARLRLPGLSRLCEGLENAVLARIGDAGSHPMRPQEMVALQRQIDALFGSIATSQPSVPVRRAEEKAPARDLEWHRPRSVWIVAAADREDVADGLQRQLNYFGFRVLRMGWDAEGEVEPGEAPLAVLFIPAGSTAEAAELARIEACRKACPASQLFYLGVASVIDPIVALMRAGIDVAIPDDEQPSMVVNRLLDLIQTEEQERYRVLVVEDSRVASTLICRTLTEHGIDSHAIADPGRLLEVLESYRPDLILMDMHMPRFNGVEATRVLRQMSAYQTLPIVYLSGESNIGMQVEALRLGGDQFLIKPFNPVLLAAVVKTKIARFRDMQRSTRVDGLTGLLNHSAAKARLKAMVESAAPGERFTVAMIDIDHFKAVNDTYGHPVGDQVIRGLAWLLKARLREGDLIGRYGGEEFIVALPGTDPALAQTVLDRIRVDFAALPHTHPGGALYATFSAGLAAYPTVDSAAALTESADGALLDAKRLGRNRVEIADC, encoded by the coding sequence ATGACCGCCCTGCCGCCCCACCCGTTCGACGACCGCCTGTACGCCCTGCGCACCCGTTGGGAGCAGTACGTTGCCGACGGCCAGCTCGAGCAGTTCATCGAGTTCGCCGTGGCGGTCAACAGCCTCGCCGAACACTTCGCCCGCCTGCGCCTGCCCGGCCTGAGCCGGCTGTGTGAAGGGCTGGAAAACGCCGTTCTCGCCCGCATCGGCGACGCGGGCTCCCATCCGATGCGCCCGCAGGAGATGGTGGCGCTGCAGCGCCAGATCGACGCGCTGTTCGGCTCGATCGCCACCTCGCAGCCCAGCGTCCCGGTGCGCCGGGCCGAGGAGAAGGCGCCGGCGCGCGACCTCGAATGGCACCGGCCGCGCAGCGTATGGATCGTGGCCGCGGCGGACCGCGAGGACGTGGCCGACGGCCTGCAGCGTCAGCTCAACTACTTCGGCTTCCGCGTCCTGCGCATGGGCTGGGACGCCGAAGGCGAAGTCGAGCCCGGCGAGGCACCGCTCGCGGTGCTGTTCATTCCCGCGGGCAGTACCGCCGAGGCCGCCGAGCTGGCCCGCATCGAAGCCTGCCGCAAGGCCTGTCCCGCCAGCCAGCTGTTCTATCTCGGCGTGGCCTCGGTCATCGACCCCATAGTGGCGCTGATGCGCGCCGGCATCGACGTGGCCATCCCCGACGACGAACAGCCGTCCATGGTGGTCAACCGCCTGCTCGACCTGATCCAGACCGAAGAGCAGGAGCGCTACCGCGTGCTGGTGGTGGAGGACTCGCGGGTCGCCTCCACGCTGATCTGCCGCACGCTGACCGAGCATGGCATCGACAGCCACGCCATCGCCGACCCGGGCCGGCTGCTGGAAGTGCTGGAGTCCTATCGCCCGGACCTGATCCTGATGGACATGCACATGCCGCGCTTCAACGGGGTCGAAGCCACCCGCGTGCTGCGCCAGATGTCCGCCTACCAGACCCTGCCCATCGTCTACCTGTCCGGCGAATCGAACATCGGCATGCAGGTCGAGGCCCTGCGCCTGGGCGGCGACCAGTTCCTCATCAAGCCCTTCAACCCGGTGCTGCTGGCCGCGGTGGTCAAGACCAAGATCGCCCGCTTCCGCGACATGCAGCGCTCGACCCGGGTGGACGGCCTCACCGGCCTGCTCAACCACTCGGCCGCCAAGGCCAGGCTCAAGGCCATGGTGGAGTCCGCCGCGCCGGGCGAGCGCTTCACTGTGGCGATGATAGACATCGACCACTTCAAGGCGGTCAACGACACCTACGGCCACCCGGTCGGCGACCAGGTGATCCGCGGGCTGGCCTGGCTGCTCAAGGCCCGCCTGCGCGAAGGCGACCTGATCGGGCGCTACGGCGGCGAAGAGTTCATCGTCGCCCTGCCCGGCACCGATCCGGCCCTGGCGCAGACCGTGCTCGACCGCATCCGGGTGGACTTTGCCGCATTGCCGCACACCCATCCGGGCGGCGCGCTCTACGCCACCTTCAGTGCCGGCCTGGCCGCCTACCCGACGGTCGACTCGGCCGCTGCGCTCACCGAATCCGCCGACGGCGCCCTGCTCGACGCCAAGCGCCTGGGGCGCAACCGGGTCGAGATCGCCGACTGCTGA